The following coding sequences lie in one Fusarium poae strain DAOMC 252244 chromosome 1, whole genome shotgun sequence genomic window:
- a CDS encoding hypothetical protein (SECRETED:SignalP(1-18)), which yields MQITNLLTILSAVAMTIASPVSDPSKHDVAADGFDFEQVSENTSNLMERQNRYCYQGGVKFGDNTDWAIDRAGRWCSGSGGAGNYRQGQIKKGCYNYWQSNKNYHFIFEMQNTQPKDYTLSSEECQIWLQHMIENCRQGGTNHNSRFKWRVDPEDGRCS from the exons ATGCAAATCACCAACCTCCTCACCATCCTGTCTGCAGTGGCAATGACCATTGCCAGCCCTGTCTCTGATCCATCCAAGCACGATGTCGCTGCAGACGGCTTCGACTTCGAACAGGTTTCTGAGAACACCTCTAATCTCATGGAGCGCCAAAACCGGTACTGCTACCAGGGTGGTGTCAAGTTTGGTGACAATACGGACTGGGCCATTGATCGTGCCGGTCGCTGGTGCTCCGGTAGCGGAGGAGCTGGGAATTACCGTCAGGGTCAGATAAAGAAGGGCTGCTACAACTACTGGCAGTCTAACAAGAACTACCACTTCATTTTCGAGATGCAGAATACTCAGCCCAAGGACTATACGCTGTCATCCGAGGAATGTCAGATTTGGCTGCAGCATATGATTGAGAATTGCCGACAGGGAGGCACGAACCACAACAGCAGATTCAAGTGGCG TGTTGACCCCGAAGACGGACGATGCTCTTGA
- a CDS encoding hypothetical protein (SECRETED:SignalP(1-21)), whose protein sequence is MKATRICLTLVALVFCGNGYASPCKPKPSTATILTSSEIPTTTATISVAESSVTTFALITSESATSESATSESATSESLISESTATMSTAITSLAEPSSTAILTSSDAPTTTTAVEESSPSSLFINPSFDEPTDLGQYDGSPWMLKDDVSPLSVSIKSDLAHTGLHSAYWSVTNTVQNGRIYQRVDLEQSTLYKLSYWWYVDEVEQPTGLDTCFISMTQDGVDGLSRSFPEFFFLPSTLPLSTWTKREIPFNSINITPAFMTFSVTCYASAGSGLKIAIDDITLSKA, encoded by the exons ATGAAAGCAACGCGTATTTGTCTAACATTGGTGGCCCTGGTGTTTTGCGGCAATGGATACGCAAGTCCATGCAAGCCAAAGCCTTCAACAGCTACCATTCTTACTTCTAGCGAGATCCCAACCACTACAGCTACAATCTCTGTTGCAGAGTCCTCAGTAACTACGTTTGCTTTAATCACTTCTGAGTCTGCCACTTCTGAGTCTGCCACTTCTGAGTCTGCCACTTCTGAGTCTCTTATTTCTGAGTCGACCGCTACCATGTCCACTGCGATTACTTCACTTGCTGAGCCCTCCTCAACTGCGATTTTGACTTCCTCCGATGCCCCGACAACCACTACTGCGGTAGAGGAATCGTCACCATCCAGCCTCTTCATTAATCCATCTTTTGACGAACCTACCGACTTGGGACAATACGATGGGTCTCCATGGATGTTAAAGGACGATGTCTCTCCTTTATCGGTCAGCATCAAGTCTGACCTTGCGCACACAGGGTTACACTCAGC ATACTGGTCCGTCACCAACACTGTCCAAAATGGTCGTATTTACCAGAGAGTGGATTTGGAACAGAGTACCTTGTACAAACTATCATACTGGTGGTATGTCGACGAGGTCGAACAGCCCACCGGACTTGATACCTGCTTTATATCCATGACACAAGATGGCGTTGACGGGCTGTCAAGGTCTTTTCCTgaattcttcttccttccatCAACGCTGCCTCTATCGACCTGGACAAAGCGCGAGATTCCTTTCAATTCCATCAATATTACTCCAGCATTCATGACGTTTTCTGTCACATGCTACGCAAGTGCAGGAAGTGGACTGAAGATTGCTATTGATGATATTACACTGTCCAAGGCCTAG
- a CDS encoding hypothetical protein (MEROPS:MER0036027~CAZy:CE10): MASHDILPEISTRQSNLSSAAARGNEITGLSIYQDTNEEITLERVKELMSEMNADVPQGGVDIVFGDKETQRLRFWEPTSKSRKAPIIVFVHGGSWTIGTYLDSVGSLKVKYLNNLGYAFASVDFALIPSVTVEEQVQEVADAVSYIMRNSKELGIDPESVVLMGHSSGAHVVSLVGTDTSYAQKAGFNIKRLRGVIALDGSNYNAAASIADNTGSIVTNMLNALGSNPQRLESMSPTLHAAGPNARAFLLLHVQRKGDIRQAVEFSAALRTADTSVDLHVFEGEGFEGHVTLLMKIGDQKYPATDVMKKWLDQYAPA, from the coding sequence ATGGCCTCTCATGATATCCTCCCAGAAATCTCAACTCGTCAGTCAAACCTCAGCTCTGCAGCGGCACGTGGAAATGAGATCACTGGTCTCTCAATCTACCAGGATACAAATGAAGAAATAACTCTTGAAAGAGTAAAGGAGCTCATGTCAGAAATGAACGCTGATGTTCCGCAAGGAGGGGTAGACATTGTCTTTGGAGATAAAGAAACCCAACGTCTACGTTTCTGGGAACCCACATCAAAATCCCGCAAGGCGCCAATTATTGTCTTTGTACATGGAGGGAGTTGGACAATCGGTACCTATCTCGACTCTGTTGGTTCACTGAAAGTCAAATACTTGAACAATCTTGGCTATGCATTTGCTTCCGTCGACTTCGCCCTCATACCAAGTGTTACTGTAGAGGAGCAGGTCCAAGAAGTCGCCGATGCTGTTTCATACATAATGAGAAATTCCAAGGAACTTGGCATCGATCCTGAAAGTGTTGTCTTGATGGGCCATAGCTCTGGCGCTCATGTTGTGAGTCTGGTCGGTACCGATACAAGCTACGCACAGAAAGCCGGCTTCAATATCAAACGTTTGAGAGGAGTCATTGCGCTTGACGGCTCCAACTACAATGCAGCTGCGTCAATTGCTGACAACACGGGATCAATTGTTACCAATATGCTCAACGCACTGGGTAGTAACCCACAGAGGTTGGAGTCAATGTCACCAACGCTACACGCAGCCGGACCCAACGCTCGCgcgtttcttcttctccatgtTCAACGCAAGGGAGATATTCGACAAGCAGTAGAGTTCTCTGCTGCATTGAGAACTGCAGATACAAGTGTTGATTTGCATGTCTTTGAAGGAGAGGGCTTTGAAGGGCATGTGACGTTGCTCATGAAGATTGGTGACCAGAAATATCCTGCAACGGATGTGATGAAGAAATGGCTGGATCAGTATGCCCCAGCTTAG